A genomic stretch from Salvelinus namaycush isolate Seneca chromosome 25, SaNama_1.0, whole genome shotgun sequence includes:
- the LOC120020625 gene encoding regulator of G-protein signaling 5-like codes for MCKGFAVLQQTCLERAKHIKVKFGTLLQRPDHEHTEDVIPFQKKPEKVIPLQKKPERCLETPQKYDRPSRAEAWQWGKALDNVLTNSYGLATFRGFLRSEFSEENIEFWVACEDYKRTRETSKMAAKAERIYKEFIQTGAQWEVNIDHITKDVTVRNLGRLTPMTFDLAQRQVFALMEKDSYRRFLKSNQYQEIIQ; via the exons ATGTGTAAAGGGTTTGCAGTCTTACAGCAAACATGTCTTGAGAG AGCTAAACATATCAAGGTGAAGTTTGGTACCCTGCTCCAGAGGCCAGACCATGAACACACTGAGGATGTCATCCCCTTTCAGAAGAAACCTGAGAAGGTCATCCCTCTTCAGAAGAAACCTGAGAGATGTCTGGAGACACCTCAAAAGTATGACAG ACCATCAAGAGCAGAAGCATGGCAGTGGGGGAAGGCCctggacaatgtactgaccaacAGCT ATGGCCTGGCTACTTTCAGGGGCTTCCTGAGGTCAGAGTTCAGCGAGGAGAACATTGAGTTCTGGGTAGCCTGTGAGGACTACAAGAGGACCAGAGAAACAAGCAAAATGGCAGCCAAGGCTGAGAGGATTTATAAGGAGTTTATACAGACCGGAGCCCAGTGGGAG GTGAACATTGACCACATCACCAAGGACGTAACAGTAAGGAACTTGGGCCGACTGACTCCTATGACCTTTGACCTAGCCCAGAGACAGGTCTTTGCCCTCATGGAGAAAGATTCATACAGGAGGTTCCTCAAATCCAACCAATACCAGGAGATTATACAGTAG
- the LOC120020035 gene encoding regulator of G-protein signaling 5-like, protein MCRGLESLPTTCLERAKELKALFGGFLQKPDLSIIGHSHKTDKLRLNKSEPLKWKESFENLLSNQNGLCLFRAFLVSEFSEENIAFYLACEDYRITKPSSKLSATAKKIYEEFVCSDAPREVNLDHETKAITKKNLEHPSQSCFSLAQEKIYALMEKDCYPRFLKSTTYLEISRQVKSG, encoded by the exons ATGTGCAGAGGACTGGAATCGCTGCCTACCACATGTCTGGAGAG GGCAAAGGAACTCAAAGCTCTCTTTGGAGGTTTTCTACAGAAGCCAGATCTGAGCATCATCGGTCACTCACACAAAACTGACAAACTAAG GTTAAATAAGAGCGAACCATTAAAATGGAAGGAGTCGTTTGAGAACCTGCTGTCCAACCAAA ATGGACTGTGCTTGTTCCGTGCTTTCCTGGTGTCGGAGTTTAGCGAGGAGAACATAGCTTTCTACCTGGCCTGTGAAGACTACAGGATAACCAAGCCCTCCTCAAAGCTATCAGCTACAGCTAAGAAGATCTATGAGGAGTTTGTCTGCAGTGACGCACCAAGAGAG GTCAACCTCGACCATGAGACCAAAGCCATCACCAAGAAGAATCTGGAACACCCCAGCCAGTCCTGTTTCAGCCTGGCCCAGGAGAAGATCTATGCCCTGATGGAGAAAGACTGCTACCCTCGCTTCCTCAAGTCCACCACCTACCTGGAGATCAGTCGGCAGGTCAAATCCGGTTAA